The Euphorbia lathyris chromosome 3, ddEupLath1.1, whole genome shotgun sequence genome contains a region encoding:
- the LOC136222324 gene encoding uncharacterized protein isoform X2: MRRPGQYADPGANVYVAGQMQHVSSQRMENRSESDHFQGRLEAFTPEREHPYVTSKPDGQWRWERDESKMAIPLASQMYNEGQGLDASRSHFQGKGQPPEQKLALEKQGMSDPRFGHHEEDVQIGFEDKTMLQTFESVEQIFFENLTNLVKEHNDAEDAENSRHREVNAINTQYQEQLAALRTQHASRRDEFLRKESLVRQHQYQQTVMDRSGMGSSGYMGNTPSTVTNEAHRAYNNDSFESYRDRDRDRQFLGGSRDQGFEPRSAYQGGRVYDTSTRYY; encoded by the exons ATGAGGCGACCAGGACAGTATGCTGATCCTGGTGCCAACGTGTATGTTGCTGGTCAGATGCAGCATGTGTCTTCTCAGAGAATGGAAAATAGATCTGAATCTGATCATTTCCAAGGACGATTGGAGGCCTTTACTCCAGAGAGAGAGCATCCTTATGTGACATCAAAACCAGATGGACAATGGAGATGGGAAAGAGATGAATCAAAAATGGCAATTCCACTGGCTTCTCAAATGTACAATGAAG GTCAAGGACTTGACGCATCAAGGTCCCATTTTCAAGGAAAGGGGCAACCGCCAGAGCAAAAACTGGCCTTAGAGAAGCAGGGTATGAGTGATCCTAGGTTTGGACATCATGAGGAAGACGTGCAAATTGGTTTTGAAGACAAAACTATGTTGCAGACTTTTGAGAGTGTTGAGcagattttttttgaaaaccTAACAAATCTAGTGAAGGAACATAATGATGCTGAGGATGCAGAAAATTCCAGACACAGAGAG GTAAATGCAATAAACACTCAGTATCAGGAGCAACTGGCAGCTCTACGGACCCAACATGCCAGCCGCAGAGATGAGTTTCTCCGGAAGGAGTCTCTTGTACGGCAACATCAATATCAGCAAACAGTGATGGACCGCAGTGGCATGGGATCTAGTGGTTACATGGGAAACACACCCTCAACTGTTACCAATGAAGCTCATCGAGCTTATAATAATGATAGTTTTGAATCCTACAGAGACCGAGACAGAGACCGGCAATTTCTTGGGGGCTCCCGGGATCAGGGGTTCGAACCTAGAAGTGCATACCAGGGGGGCCGTGTTTACGATACATCCACCCGCTACTACTAA
- the LOC136222324 gene encoding uncharacterized protein isoform X1 gives MRRPGQYADPGANVYVAGQMQHVSSQRMENRSESDHFQGRLEAFTPEREHPYVTSKPDGQWRWERDESKMAIPLASQMYNEGQGLDASRSHFQGKGQPPEQKLALEKQGMSDPRFGHHEEDVQIGFEDKTMLQTFESVEQIFFENLTNLVKEHNDAEDAENSRHREKVNAINTQYQEQLAALRTQHASRRDEFLRKESLVRQHQYQQTVMDRSGMGSSGYMGNTPSTVTNEAHRAYNNDSFESYRDRDRDRQFLGGSRDQGFEPRSAYQGGRVYDTSTRYY, from the exons ATGAGGCGACCAGGACAGTATGCTGATCCTGGTGCCAACGTGTATGTTGCTGGTCAGATGCAGCATGTGTCTTCTCAGAGAATGGAAAATAGATCTGAATCTGATCATTTCCAAGGACGATTGGAGGCCTTTACTCCAGAGAGAGAGCATCCTTATGTGACATCAAAACCAGATGGACAATGGAGATGGGAAAGAGATGAATCAAAAATGGCAATTCCACTGGCTTCTCAAATGTACAATGAAG GTCAAGGACTTGACGCATCAAGGTCCCATTTTCAAGGAAAGGGGCAACCGCCAGAGCAAAAACTGGCCTTAGAGAAGCAGGGTATGAGTGATCCTAGGTTTGGACATCATGAGGAAGACGTGCAAATTGGTTTTGAAGACAAAACTATGTTGCAGACTTTTGAGAGTGTTGAGcagattttttttgaaaaccTAACAAATCTAGTGAAGGAACATAATGATGCTGAGGATGCAGAAAATTCCAGACACAGAGAG AAGGTAAATGCAATAAACACTCAGTATCAGGAGCAACTGGCAGCTCTACGGACCCAACATGCCAGCCGCAGAGATGAGTTTCTCCGGAAGGAGTCTCTTGTACGGCAACATCAATATCAGCAAACAGTGATGGACCGCAGTGGCATGGGATCTAGTGGTTACATGGGAAACACACCCTCAACTGTTACCAATGAAGCTCATCGAGCTTATAATAATGATAGTTTTGAATCCTACAGAGACCGAGACAGAGACCGGCAATTTCTTGGGGGCTCCCGGGATCAGGGGTTCGAACCTAGAAGTGCATACCAGGGGGGCCGTGTTTACGATACATCCACCCGCTACTACTAA